Proteins encoded in a region of the Sulfurimonas marina genome:
- a CDS encoding nitrogenase component 1: MVNRKLIRELLSESACTHNEKKKSSCDKPKPGATSGGCAFEGAQIALFPYADAVHLVHAPATCQGASWETRQTPTSYKGQNNTVTGYYTDVTTNDVIFGGDQKLEDSIEYIVKHKDPKAIFVYETCVTAMIGDDMDNVCKRMQEKHGLPVVVVHSPGFVGGKNLGSRLGGEAVLNQLIGTREPKEIHPFGINLIGEYNVTGDMWQYKAILERIGIKVVSTLAGDGRIEDIQTAHTAKLNVIVCAKSLVTLTRKMQERYNIPYISVSFYGKRDTTNAIRSIVNAFGDKELTLRAEKVIAYEEADLEQRLIPYRTILQNKKAILNTGGNKSWSIASALQDIGIEVIATSIRKATLEDIEIAKQYVDILMKVPAQEQGKLIDEHNVDILLAGGRSLYTAIKKKVAFVDVNQEKKVSYGAYGGLENLAKDVCAAVNNPVFQVVGEAAPWE; encoded by the coding sequence ATGGTAAATAGAAAACTTATTCGCGAACTTCTCAGTGAATCTGCTTGTACTCACAATGAAAAAAAGAAAAGCTCTTGTGATAAACCAAAACCTGGAGCCACAAGTGGAGGCTGTGCTTTTGAAGGGGCACAGATCGCACTATTTCCTTACGCTGATGCAGTCCACTTAGTTCATGCACCTGCAACTTGTCAGGGTGCATCTTGGGAAACCAGACAAACCCCGACAAGCTACAAAGGACAAAACAATACGGTAACAGGTTACTATACGGACGTTACTACAAACGATGTAATCTTTGGAGGGGATCAAAAACTTGAAGATTCCATAGAGTACATAGTAAAACATAAAGATCCAAAAGCTATCTTTGTGTATGAGACATGTGTAACCGCTATGATCGGTGATGATATGGACAATGTATGTAAACGTATGCAGGAGAAACACGGTCTGCCAGTCGTAGTTGTGCACTCGCCTGGTTTTGTAGGGGGAAAAAATCTCGGAAGCCGTTTAGGGGGTGAAGCTGTTTTGAATCAGCTCATAGGAACCCGTGAACCTAAAGAGATACACCCGTTTGGAATTAACCTTATCGGTGAATACAACGTAACGGGTGATATGTGGCAGTACAAAGCCATACTGGAACGAATCGGAATTAAAGTTGTTTCCACTTTAGCAGGAGACGGACGGATTGAAGATATTCAAACGGCTCATACTGCGAAACTAAACGTTATCGTATGTGCGAAATCTCTTGTCACACTCACGCGAAAAATGCAGGAGCGTTACAATATCCCTTACATATCTGTATCTTTCTACGGAAAACGTGATACTACAAATGCAATTCGCTCGATCGTAAATGCCTTTGGAGACAAAGAGCTCACATTAAGAGCAGAAAAAGTGATAGCCTATGAGGAAGCAGATTTAGAACAAAGACTGATCCCATACAGAACTATTCTTCAAAATAAAAAAGCTATCTTAAATACGGGTGGAAATAAATCTTGGTCAATAGCTTCAGCCCTTCAAGATATAGGTATAGAGGTGATCGCGACAAGTATCCGTAAAGCGACTCTTGAAGATATTGAAATCGCAAAACAGTATGTAGATATTCTGATGAAAGTACCGGCTCAAGAACAAGGAAAACTGATCGATGAACATAATGTTGACATTCTCCTAGCGGGTGGGCGTAGTCTCTACACTGCGATCAAGAAAAAAGTAGCCTTTGTGGATGTGAACCAGGAGAAAAAAGTAAGTTACGGAGCTTACGGCGGACTGGAGAATTTAGCAAAAGATGTATGTGCCGCCGTAAACAATCCTGTATTTCAAGTGGTTGGTGAAGCCGCACCTTGGGAGTAA
- a CDS encoding FprA family A-type flavoprotein yields the protein MSEAIQVIKDLYYVGVSDPDIRTFDIIMKTANGTTYNAYLLKTSEGVIIFDTVKEEFQEEFFKKIESVCSYSDIKYIIMHHLEPDHSGALPELTRRAPGAKVFISPMAQPMLKSIAKTKDMEFETVWTNKQLKLGNKTITFLSTPNLHWPETMSSYLEEDCVLFSGDVFGSHYYDSRIFDDLVGDFDYAFKYYYDHIMRPFRSDVVKALKLYDKFDISIICNLHGPIMRDNPQKYIERYREWSEKVDRLHGKKIISIFYVTSYKNTKDMAQSIFDGIESDTNLIANIYDLTALDEQNMLTILEESTGILIGAPTINGDAPKPVWDLLSCMMLLEKKGKFGGCFGSYGWSGEAVEMIHHRLGALNFRLPLQPMKIKLIPTKEELVDCFEFGIEFGQIVNGKMVEMTL from the coding sequence ATGAGTGAAGCGATCCAAGTTATAAAAGACCTTTATTATGTTGGTGTGAGTGATCCCGATATCCGTACATTTGATATCATTATGAAAACAGCCAACGGTACAACTTATAATGCCTACCTTCTGAAAACTTCAGAGGGTGTAATTATCTTCGATACCGTAAAAGAAGAGTTCCAAGAGGAGTTTTTCAAAAAGATAGAATCTGTTTGTTCTTATAGTGATATCAAATACATAATTATGCACCATCTTGAGCCTGATCACAGTGGGGCACTTCCCGAACTTACACGACGTGCTCCGGGGGCCAAAGTATTTATCTCCCCTATGGCTCAGCCGATGCTAAAGTCGATCGCAAAAACAAAAGATATGGAGTTTGAAACGGTTTGGACAAATAAACAGCTAAAACTCGGTAATAAAACAATTACTTTTTTAAGTACACCGAATCTTCACTGGCCTGAGACAATGAGCTCTTATCTTGAAGAAGATTGTGTACTTTTCAGTGGGGATGTTTTTGGCTCACACTATTACGACAGTCGTATTTTTGATGATCTTGTTGGAGATTTTGATTATGCATTTAAATACTACTATGATCACATTATGCGTCCGTTTCGCTCCGATGTGGTAAAAGCACTTAAACTTTATGACAAGTTTGATATCTCGATCATCTGTAATCTGCACGGCCCGATTATGCGGGATAATCCTCAAAAATATATAGAGCGCTATAGAGAGTGGAGTGAGAAAGTTGACCGCCTCCACGGTAAAAAAATCATCTCGATTTTTTATGTAACAAGTTATAAAAATACAAAAGATATGGCTCAAAGTATTTTCGATGGAATAGAATCTGATACGAATTTAATAGCAAACATTTATGACCTGACTGCACTCGATGAGCAAAATATGCTTACGATCTTAGAAGAGAGTACGGGAATACTTATCGGTGCTCCAACAATTAACGGAGATGCTCCAAAACCTGTCTGGGATCTGCTTAGCTGTATGATGCTTTTAGAGAAGAAAGGGAAGTTTGGCGGGTGTTTCGGTTCTTACGGATGGAGCGGAGAAGCGGTAGAGATGATACATCATCGTCTTGGAGCACTTAATTTTCGTCTTCCTCTACAACCGATGAAGATTAAGCTGATTCCTACAAAGGAGGAGCTGGTGGATTGTTTTGAGTTTGGAATTGAATTTGGACAAATCGTAAATGGAAAAATGGTGGAGATGACATTATGA
- a CDS encoding iron-sulfur cluster assembly scaffold protein, with protein MAKASLVGGSIWDEYSNIVVDRMNNPKHQGHITEEEAEAMNATLIVADFGAESCGDAVRLYWAVEKDTDKIVGSKFKSFGCGTAIASSDIMTELCMGKTVDEAVKITNIDVEKAMRDTPDTPAVPPQKMHCSVMAYDVIKKAAATYKGVDAESFEEEFIICECARVTQDTLIDVIKINDLKTIEEIIDFTKAGGFCKSCIKPGGHEAKDIYLEDILKDTREEMERERLTAMANAPKEDKADFASMSMVQKTRAIDAVVEEYVRPMLIMDGGDMELVDIKEENGNFDVYIKYLGACSTCSTGSTGTLYAIESTLKQNLDDRIRVITL; from the coding sequence ATGGCAAAGGCAAGTTTAGTAGGCGGATCAATTTGGGATGAGTATAGTAATATTGTTGTAGATAGAATGAATAACCCTAAACACCAAGGGCATATTACTGAAGAGGAAGCTGAGGCGATGAATGCAACTTTGATCGTTGCAGACTTCGGAGCTGAGAGTTGTGGTGATGCGGTAAGACTTTACTGGGCAGTTGAAAAAGATACGGACAAAATTGTAGGAAGTAAATTTAAAAGTTTTGGATGTGGTACTGCTATTGCGAGTTCTGACATTATGACTGAGCTTTGTATGGGTAAAACTGTTGATGAAGCGGTAAAAATTACAAATATCGATGTTGAAAAAGCGATGCGTGATACTCCAGATACTCCTGCTGTTCCACCGCAAAAGATGCACTGTTCTGTTATGGCGTATGATGTTATCAAAAAAGCGGCAGCTACGTACAAAGGTGTAGATGCTGAGAGTTTTGAAGAGGAGTTTATCATTTGTGAGTGTGCTCGTGTAACACAAGATACACTTATTGATGTAATTAAGATCAATGATCTTAAAACTATTGAGGAGATCATCGACTTTACAAAAGCGGGTGGTTTTTGTAAATCTTGTATAAAACCTGGCGGACATGAAGCAAAAGATATCTATCTAGAAGATATTTTAAAAGATACACGTGAAGAGATGGAACGTGAGCGTCTAACAGCTATGGCAAATGCTCCAAAAGAGGATAAAGCTGATTTCGCATCTATGAGTATGGTACAAAAAACACGTGCAATCGATGCTGTAGTTGAGGAGTATGTACGCCCAATGCTTATCATGGACGGCGGAGATATGGAGCTTGTAGATATTAAAGAGGAGAACGGAAATTTTGACGTTTACATTAAATATCTCGGTGCATGTTCAACATGTTCTACGGGAAGCACGGGTACATTGTATGCAATCGAGAGTACGCTAAAACAAAACCTTGATGATAGAATCAGAGTAATCACACTCTAA
- the clpP gene encoding ATP-dependent Clp endopeptidase proteolytic subunit ClpP, giving the protein MSYVPYVVEQTGRGERSYDIYSRLLKDRIVMLSGEVNDAVASTVIAQLLFLEAEDPEKDIYFYINSPGGVVTAGMAIFDTMNYIRPNVVTICIGQAASMGAFLLSSGEKGKRYALPHARIMIHQPLGGAQGQATDIAIQAQEILRIKGVLNELLAKQTGKSVKTIVKDVERDNFMSAEDAVAYGLIDEVLIKSEEKE; this is encoded by the coding sequence ATGAGTTATGTACCTTATGTAGTAGAGCAAACGGGTCGCGGTGAAAGAAGTTACGATATCTATTCACGTCTGTTAAAAGACAGAATTGTAATGCTAAGCGGAGAGGTAAACGATGCGGTTGCTTCAACAGTGATCGCACAACTTCTTTTTTTAGAAGCAGAAGATCCGGAGAAAGATATCTACTTTTACATTAACTCACCCGGTGGTGTAGTTACTGCAGGTATGGCGATTTTTGATACGATGAACTATATCCGTCCAAATGTAGTAACTATCTGTATAGGTCAAGCAGCTTCAATGGGAGCTTTTTTACTCTCAAGCGGAGAGAAAGGGAAACGGTATGCGCTTCCACATGCTAGAATTATGATCCACCAACCTCTTGGCGGTGCTCAGGGACAAGCCACAGACATTGCTATTCAAGCTCAAGAGATACTGCGTATAAAAGGGGTTTTAAATGAACTTCTAGCAAAACAAACAGGCAAAAGTGTCAAAACTATTGTCAAAGATGTAGAACGCGATAACTTTATGAGTGCAGAGGATGCTGTAGCTTATGGACTTATTGATGAAGTTCTTATCAAAAGTGAAGAAAAAGAATAA
- a CDS encoding RMD1 family protein, giving the protein MQKKINSFVVSDKFDTKIYQFLSGKYKTTLYKDILFVTVDVEQYIVLFKYGVYTCWNISYENLEFFQNEIKSFLINPLEECAEEKFKYILEDEFKIIYDKFLLDNDSERLKIAISSALAQNAKLSQFETKVENTIEENSIIPQNLAKYGKISLSKKEIAKKIGELFLVKSQINLQYDLLDTPEFFWEYPEYEKYYNSISKYLDITPRVEVLNKKVEVIQELLDVLSNEQNHKYSSFLEWIIIILIFIEIIMGLYEFLK; this is encoded by the coding sequence ATGCAAAAAAAGATTAATAGTTTTGTAGTGAGTGATAAGTTTGATACGAAAATTTATCAGTTTTTATCTGGAAAATATAAAACGACACTTTACAAAGATATTTTGTTTGTTACAGTCGATGTCGAACAGTATATAGTATTGTTCAAATACGGTGTATATACCTGTTGGAATATATCTTATGAAAATCTTGAATTTTTTCAAAATGAGATCAAATCTTTTTTGATCAATCCTCTTGAAGAGTGCGCGGAGGAAAAGTTTAAGTATATACTCGAAGATGAGTTTAAAATCATCTACGATAAATTTCTTCTCGATAATGATTCAGAGCGTTTAAAAATAGCAATCTCGTCTGCTCTTGCACAAAATGCCAAACTTAGTCAGTTTGAAACAAAAGTGGAAAACACGATCGAAGAAAATTCTATCATCCCTCAAAATTTGGCTAAATACGGAAAAATCAGTTTGAGTAAAAAAGAGATAGCAAAAAAGATCGGTGAGTTGTTTTTAGTAAAAAGCCAGATTAACCTGCAATATGATCTCCTTGATACACCGGAATTTTTTTGGGAGTATCCTGAATATGAAAAATATTATAACAGTATCAGCAAGTATTTAGATATTACACCCAGAGTTGAGGTACTTAACAAAAAGGTTGAAGTTATTCAAGAACTGCTTGATGTTTTGAGTAATGAACAAAATCATAAATACTCCTCTTTTTTGGAATGGATAATCATCATTCTTATCTTTATCGAGATCATTATGGGACTATACGAGTTTCTAAAATGA
- a CDS encoding NifB/NifX family molybdenum-iron cluster-binding protein encodes MIKIAFASKDGTNVNEHFGWCETFYLYEIDENNANLLKEIDSYQKYEAEVDKLEYKIDCVSEADMIYVTQIGPKAANMVKIAGIYPMKAASEEEKIEDVVAQLQKMIANPPLWLKRILLK; translated from the coding sequence ATGATCAAAATCGCTTTTGCTTCAAAAGACGGGACTAATGTTAATGAACACTTTGGCTGGTGTGAAACATTTTATCTTTATGAGATTGATGAGAACAATGCAAACTTGCTCAAAGAGATAGATTCCTATCAAAAATACGAAGCTGAGGTGGATAAACTGGAGTACAAAATAGATTGTGTCAGTGAAGCAGATATGATCTATGTAACTCAGATAGGTCCCAAGGCTGCAAACATGGTAAAAATTGCAGGTATTTATCCTATGAAAGCAGCGTCTGAGGAGGAAAAGATCGAAGATGTGGTCGCACAGCTTCAAAAAATGATAGCGAATCCTCCACTATGGTTAAAAAGGATACTTTTAAAATGA
- the nifH gene encoding nitrogenase iron protein: MSELRQIAFYGKGGIGKSTTSQNTLAAMCHYYGQKILIVGCDPKADSTRLILHEKAQSTIMQLASEAGTVEDLELEDVCKPGADEFHPDNEEITEGFIMCTESGGPEPGVGCAGRGVITAINFLEEEGAYDDDLDFVSYDVLGDVVCGGFAMPIREGKAQEIYIVMSGEMMAMYAANNISKGILKYANTGGVRLAGLVCNARMTDREYDLAKHLAQQIGTQMIHFVPRSNHVQRAELRRMTVVEFSPNSDQAMEYKELARKIIANDLKVIPTPLEMDDLENLLMEFGLEEDVEEDAIGQKEA, from the coding sequence ATGTCTGAGTTAAGACAAATTGCATTTTACGGAAAAGGTGGGATTGGTAAATCAACAACTTCTCAAAATACATTAGCGGCTATGTGTCACTATTATGGTCAAAAGATTTTAATTGTTGGTTGTGACCCGAAAGCGGATTCAACTCGTCTTATTTTACACGAGAAAGCTCAATCTACAATTATGCAATTAGCTTCTGAAGCTGGTACAGTTGAAGACCTAGAGTTAGAAGATGTATGTAAACCAGGTGCTGACGAGTTCCACCCAGATAATGAAGAGATTACAGAAGGTTTCATTATGTGTACTGAGTCTGGTGGTCCAGAGCCAGGTGTTGGTTGTGCAGGTCGTGGTGTTATTACAGCTATTAACTTTCTTGAAGAAGAGGGTGCTTATGACGATGACTTAGACTTCGTATCTTATGATGTTCTTGGTGACGTTGTTTGTGGTGGTTTCGCTATGCCGATTCGTGAAGGTAAAGCACAAGAGATTTATATCGTTATGTCTGGTGAGATGATGGCTATGTATGCAGCTAACAACATCTCTAAAGGTATTTTAAAATACGCTAACACTGGTGGTGTTCGTCTTGCAGGTCTTGTATGTAATGCACGTATGACTGACCGTGAGTATGACCTTGCTAAACACTTAGCACAACAAATCGGTACTCAAATGATTCACTTCGTACCTCGTTCAAACCACGTTCAACGTGCTGAGCTTCGTCGTATGACTGTTGTTGAGTTCTCACCAAACTCTGATCAAGCTATGGAGTACAAAGAGTTAGCTCGTAAAATTATTGCTAATGACTTAAAAGTTATTCCAACTCCACTAGAGATGGATGATCTTGAAAATCTTCTTATGGAATTCGGTCTTGAAGAAGACGTTGAAGAAGATGCAATTGGTCAAAAAGAAGCGTAA
- a CDS encoding NifS family cysteine desulfurase has translation MQVYLDNNATTKVDEKVFEEMTPFFCEMYGNPNSLHSVGSATHPKIAEAFDYLYEGINADDEDDIIITANATEANNWVVKSVWLDRILDGEKNHIITSEVEHPAITAACNYLEKKGVDITYLTVNEEGVLEADAVADAIREDTALVSVMWANNETGKLFPIKEIGAICKEKGVLFHSDATQAIGKVKVDVQDAGVDMISFSAHKFHGPKGVGGLYIKKGVQLSPYMHGGEQMDGRRAGTLDVASIVGMGKAMQLATNTMALAYEINHVGMLRDKLEKAILKIPDTIVIGDTKNRTPNTTLISIKGVEGEAMLWDLNKNGISASTGSACASEDLEANPVMNAFGSDSELAHTGIRFSLSRFNTEEQIDYAIEKIKEAVERLRSISSSYAYTPKNHVSELEHN, from the coding sequence ATGCAAGTATATTTAGACAATAATGCAACAACAAAAGTAGATGAAAAAGTTTTTGAAGAGATGACACCGTTTTTTTGTGAGATGTATGGAAATCCAAACTCACTTCATAGTGTAGGTTCTGCAACACATCCTAAAATAGCAGAAGCATTTGATTATCTCTATGAAGGGATCAATGCAGATGACGAGGATGACATCATTATCACGGCAAATGCGACAGAAGCAAATAACTGGGTAGTAAAAAGTGTCTGGCTTGACAGAATCCTAGACGGTGAGAAAAATCACATCATTACAAGTGAAGTTGAACACCCTGCGATCACGGCAGCTTGTAATTACCTAGAGAAAAAAGGTGTAGATATTACATACCTTACAGTAAATGAAGAGGGTGTACTTGAAGCTGATGCCGTTGCTGATGCTATACGTGAAGATACGGCACTTGTTTCTGTTATGTGGGCAAATAATGAAACGGGAAAACTGTTTCCGATCAAAGAGATTGGTGCTATATGTAAAGAAAAAGGGGTGTTGTTTCACTCTGATGCTACACAGGCGATCGGGAAAGTAAAAGTTGACGTTCAAGATGCCGGAGTAGATATGATCAGTTTTTCTGCTCATAAGTTTCACGGTCCAAAAGGTGTAGGCGGGCTTTACATTAAAAAAGGTGTACAACTTAGTCCATATATGCACGGTGGTGAACAGATGGATGGGCGTCGTGCAGGTACACTTGATGTTGCATCTATTGTAGGTATGGGAAAAGCGATGCAGCTTGCAACAAATACAATGGCACTTGCATATGAGATTAATCATGTTGGAATGTTGAGAGATAAATTAGAAAAAGCAATTTTGAAAATTCCTGACACAATTGTAATCGGCGATACAAAAAATCGTACACCAAATACGACACTCATCTCGATCAAAGGTGTTGAGGGTGAAGCGATGCTTTGGGATTTAAACAAAAACGGGATCTCTGCCTCAACAGGAAGTGCATGTGCGAGTGAAGACTTAGAAGCAAATCCGGTAATGAACGCTTTTGGAAGTGACAGTGAACTGGCACATACGGGAATCCGTTTTTCACTCAGTCGTTTTAATACCGAAGAGCAGATAGATTATGCGATCGAGAAGATTAAAGAGGCAGTAGAGAGACTGAGAAGTATCTCTAGTTCGTATGCATATACACCGAAAAATCACGTAAGTGAATTAGAACACAACTAA
- a CDS encoding ArsC/Spx/MgsR family protein → MGIIFFEKPGCMGNAKQKQILDLHNISYMTKNILTYPWTKELLESFFDGVAKESIYNPFAPQVKNKEINPKELSKEELIGLMLKDPILIKRPLLIIGEEKICGFSIEKINAIFNRNICSSVSTSTCQSESCKSSD, encoded by the coding sequence ATGGGAATCATATTTTTTGAAAAACCGGGTTGTATGGGAAATGCAAAACAAAAACAGATCTTAGATCTGCACAATATCTCGTATATGACAAAAAACATACTTACATACCCATGGACAAAAGAGTTACTCGAGTCTTTTTTTGACGGCGTTGCCAAAGAGAGCATCTATAACCCTTTTGCTCCACAGGTAAAAAATAAAGAGATTAACCCAAAAGAGCTTTCAAAAGAGGAACTAATAGGTCTTATGCTCAAAGACCCGATCCTTATAAAAAGACCTCTTTTGATCATTGGAGAGGAGAAGATCTGCGGCTTTAGCATAGAGAAGATCAATGCTATTTTTAACAGAAACATCTGCTCATCAGTTTCAACTTCTACGTGTCAGAGTGAAAGCTGTAAAAGTAGCGACTAA
- a CDS encoding NifU family protein — MSAEIKSLDYYLNLEYPLECFAGEHEVGDAYLAEYIDFDIKAASEDYDEAIELAKEYLKEHIIREYNANRALPKPGEGRRFMKHREALSAYKAKDYERALSLWEEEIKYKNDQAMTNLGLMYLKGEGVSKDFAKAREYFEMASEYDNDSANYNLALMYQTKLGVEEDMEKTVDYFRRAVKKNHQGANFRLGLMLLKDRTDLGKVKEGFNCMLNAAKTNHPMALAQMGGVDKTPNSSCEPNLAFRNSPKEKQLELVMDAIDRYIRPILVKDGGDITLIDYINEPDIEIRLAYQGNCAGCSMASTTTYEIIMGTLSQVIDENIRVYVI, encoded by the coding sequence ATGTCCGCAGAGATCAAAAGTTTAGATTACTATCTGAATTTAGAGTATCCCTTAGAGTGCTTTGCCGGTGAACATGAAGTTGGAGATGCTTACTTGGCGGAATATATTGATTTTGATATTAAGGCTGCAAGTGAGGATTATGATGAAGCTATAGAGTTGGCAAAAGAGTATCTCAAAGAGCACATCATTAGAGAATACAATGCAAACAGAGCATTGCCAAAACCTGGAGAGGGGAGAAGATTTATGAAACATAGAGAAGCACTGAGTGCATATAAAGCAAAAGATTATGAAAGAGCGTTGTCATTGTGGGAAGAGGAGATCAAGTACAAAAATGATCAGGCTATGACAAATTTGGGACTTATGTATCTTAAAGGTGAAGGTGTATCAAAAGACTTCGCTAAAGCACGCGAATACTTTGAGATGGCAAGCGAGTATGACAATGATTCGGCTAACTACAATTTAGCACTTATGTATCAGACAAAACTCGGTGTTGAAGAGGATATGGAAAAAACCGTAGATTATTTCAGACGTGCAGTGAAAAAGAATCATCAAGGGGCTAACTTTAGACTAGGTCTTATGCTTTTAAAAGACAGAACTGATCTTGGAAAAGTAAAAGAGGGGTTTAACTGTATGTTAAATGCCGCAAAAACAAATCATCCTATGGCTTTGGCACAAATGGGCGGAGTTGATAAAACACCAAACAGCTCTTGTGAGCCAAATCTTGCTTTTAGAAACTCTCCTAAAGAGAAACAACTTGAATTGGTAATGGATGCGATCGACAGATACATCAGACCGATACTGGTAAAAGACGGCGGTGATATTACTCTTATTGACTATATCAATGAGCCGGATATTGAGATCCGTTTAGCATATCAAGGGAACTGTGCCGGATGTTCTATGGCCTCAACTACAACATACGAGATCATCATGGGTACACTTTCTCAAGTTATAGATGAAAACATTAGGGTGTATGTAATATGA
- a CDS encoding nitrogen fixation protein NifQ yields the protein MTQAYMTTNEVLEAKVKLLLEFFSIDDYAKQIIAPRVAKASLEMNHLYQDLGFASRVEMGRFMNQYFPRLSVMKPKETLWKKYIYDLINETAPACAECDDQETCFKCLI from the coding sequence ATGACACAAGCATATATGACGACAAACGAAGTTTTAGAGGCAAAGGTGAAACTGTTATTAGAGTTTTTTTCAATAGATGATTATGCCAAACAGATTATAGCTCCCCGTGTGGCCAAGGCATCTTTGGAGATGAACCATCTTTACCAGGATCTCGGATTTGCTTCGAGGGTTGAGATGGGAAGATTTATGAATCAGTATTTTCCGAGACTTAGTGTTATGAAACCAAAAGAGACATTATGGAAAAAGTACATTTACGATCTGATTAATGAGACGGCACCGGCATGTGCCGAATGTGATGATCAAGAAACATGTTTCAAGTGTTTAATTTAA
- a CDS encoding NifB/NifX family molybdenum-iron cluster-binding protein, translated as MLAIPLDNEFNTNISELYGQAPYFGLLNLNDGELTVIKNEVNGQGPKSAGFLAAYGVKATVFYHMGEGVYNSFVDRGMDVYTTEHTKMSLNEIYEKFLKKQLNKLDRFNYREKLDPGNGGACQCGCEG; from the coding sequence ATGTTGGCAATCCCTTTAGATAATGAATTTAATACAAACATATCGGAGCTATACGGTCAAGCTCCGTATTTTGGACTGTTAAACCTAAACGACGGAGAACTTACAGTTATAAAAAACGAAGTGAATGGTCAAGGGCCAAAAAGTGCAGGTTTCCTTGCAGCTTACGGTGTAAAAGCTACGGTTTTTTATCATATGGGTGAGGGTGTATATAACTCTTTTGTGGACAGAGGCATGGATGTTTATACGACAGAACACACGAAAATGTCTTTAAATGAAATCTATGAAAAGTTCTTGAAAAAACAGCTTAACAAGTTAGACAGATTTAACTACAGAGAGAAGTTAGATCCGGGTAACGGCGGAGCTTGTCAATGTGGATGTGAGGGATAA